The region GAACTTGCCCACTACGTCAGAGCCAATCATGAAACGATCCGGATAGGCTTCCACGAGCTTGACCCACTTCTCGCTTGCCTTCCCTTCCTCATCAAGCAGGTAGAGATCAAGCAAACTCCAGGACAGGTCGATGTACAGGTTGGGATACACCTCGAGCATTCTTTCCAGTGTCGGATATACGAAGTCCAGCCTGTCCTGCCGGCGATGAATCTCGGCGCTGGTGCCAGCGTGGGCCCAGATGAAACGCACTTCCGGATGCTTGCTTAAAGGCTCCTCAAATTCTTGCAAATACAGCGGGTTACGCTCTCTTTTTGAAGTGATATTGCTGTGCACCATAACCGGCAGATCGAATTCCTGCGCAAGGTAATAGATGCGAGTCATGGCCTCGCTGTTGGCCCGCGGCGCATCGCCATGGGTCAGCGCAGTCAGATCATCATGACGGGTGAAGACCTCGCCGATTCCCTGCCAGATACCCGGATACATCTCGAGCATGCGTCGAAGATGCTCATCGGAATTTTTATC is a window of Pseudomonas sp. gcc21 DNA encoding:
- a CDS encoding amidohydrolase family protein, translating into MSPLHARDYVYSDAHLHFVDFFQESDGIQALLRQMDKHNIQHVMFSGIPVAKKWHENEPKRPRYYAGDDAGAYWYSATDAIIAHAMQQLPEEQRQRFHPFLSGINPNDKNSDEHLRRMLEMYPGIWQGIGEVFTRHDDLTALTHGDAPRANSEAMTRIYYLAQEFDLPVMVHSNITSKRERNPLYLQEFEEPLSKHPEVRFIWAHAGTSAEIHRRQDRLDFVYPTLERMLEVYPNLYIDLSWSLLDLYLLDEEGKASEKWVKLVEAYPDRFMIGSDVVGKFDSLGSNMKAFDPFLDALSEETAEKVARENFLAVLPPASTQSKD